The genomic stretch CAGCATGAGGGCCAGCTCCTCGCGGGCCTCGAACCGGCCGAAGGGCTGTGCGTTCGCCCTGAGCACGGCCTTCAAATCACCGTGCATCTCGGAGGCGGAGGCGTAGCGGCCGGAGGGTTGAACCTGAAGCGCCCGGTGGAGAATGGCCCGGAGCGCCTCGGGCAGGTGCCCGGCGGCGCGCTCCAGGTCGTCAGTGCCCTCGCGATTGATGAACGTCATCATCTGCAGCAGGGGAGTCGAAAGGGTGTCCTCGGCTCGGCTGTTCTGGGCGGGAGCCTGGGCGTCCTCCAGCTCGAAGAGGCGCCGGTTCGTCAGCAACTGCAGCAGCACCAGGCCCAGGGAGAAAAGGTCCGAACGGCCATCCATGGGTCGGCGGTGCAGATACTCGGGCGAGGCATACGCCACATCGTCCTTGAGCAGGAGGCCAGGGGTCTCCTCGCGGCCCACCAGGTGGGAGTAGGCGGCCCCGAAGTTCATCACCTTCACGTCCCCGTTCCGGTCCATGCGGATGTTCCGGGGGCTCACGTCGCGGTGGACGATGCCCAGCGGCTGATGGTCCTCGCCCCGGCGGGTATGGGCGTGGTGGAGGGCGTCGGCGGCCTCCGCGGCGACATACAGGGCGAAGGGGAGGGAGACGGGCTGCTCGCGCACGGTGGCCAGGTGGATGACCGTGTCCAGGGAGGGGCCCTCGACATACTCCTCGATGACGTGGGGCATCCCATCCCGGAGCATCAGGTGGTGGACCGGAGCGATGGCCGGATGGCTCAGCCGGAAGGCGAGCTCCACCTCCTGGATGAGCCGCAGGCGGCGCTCGAAGGAAGCCGGAGCCTTCATTCGCTTGATGGTGACGGGGTCCGAGGGGCCATGGCGGAGGCGGCGCTCCGCCAGGAAGATCACCTCCCCATTCTCCCGCTGCGCCAGGGGACGAACGGTCTCGTAGGTGATGTCGCCGAGGACGAACTGGATCCGCTCGTTGGGCGGCGTCTTGGCATCGGTCATGGAGGCATCCGGGAAGGAGGGCATGTCCCGCGGTTCGTGCGGTCCAAGGGCTACTATCTATAAACCCTCCAGGTCTATCAAGAGCCTACCCGTGGGGTTACCCTCCACCCGAATGTGAAGAAATTACTGGGGCGTCCGGAAATGATCCTCGATCCGGCCTGCGAAGCGGTCCGCCGCCTCAGGGGGAAGCTGGGAGCACGTCTGCAGGTGGAGGCTGCCATCGAGCACGTAGCTGTAGACCGCGAGGGCTGGGATGTCCTGGAGCACCTTCACACCCCGCAGCTTGAAGCTCCCGAAGCCGGACTCGATGACGCCCAGGTTGACCAAGAAGAGGCGGCCCGGCGCGGTGAACATCTCCCACAACCCGGGCGCCCAGAGCAGCTTCGCGATCACGCCAAAGCCATCCGCCATCTTGTTGTAGTACTCGGGCTCGATGCCCGCGTAGGCCCGCTTGTCGATATAGGCCTGGTGTTCCTGATGGAAGTGGCGGGCCAGCTCCCAGAAGCCAGTCTCCGGGCGCAGGTCCAGCAGGAACTTCGGGTAGGTGGCGTAGTAACCCAGCGTGTCCGTCGGGAGGTTCAGCAGCGGCCGGGCGTCGAACGAGCCCACGAGCATCAAGCGGTGGGGCTTGGGGGCCGGGCAGAAGAGCTCCCGCGCGGTGAGACACAGTGCCGCCGACACGGCCCCCGTCACCGAGCTTTGCCCGCGGGCCATGGTGCCAAGGAGGTGCCGCGTCGCGTCCCGGCCCAGCGTCACCATGCGGGAGGTGCCAGCCACCGAGATCTCCGTACCCCGCTTCTTCTGGGCCCCGAACGGCGCCTTGAACTTGTTCACCCGGAAGACCTCCAGGCTCGAGAAGACCTCCTGGCCCGTCTTGGCGACGATGGCATCGGCATGCGGCGCCGGCGGAGCGAGGCCCATCCCCGGCAGCCGGGAGAACAGCTCCTCTCGTGCCACCGGGAGCGCCTGGGGCTTCACCTCCACGGGGGCCCCGGTGCTCAACTGGTCATGGAACTCGAACAGATCCCGCACCAGCCGCAGGAAGGCGTGAACCTCCATGTAGCAGTGCCAGATGATGGGAATGACCTGGTAGGCCTCGGGCTCGCCCTTCTCGCGGATGAACAGGATCTTCTTTTGCCCTGGGTCGCGCAGGTGGC from Stigmatella aurantiaca encodes the following:
- a CDS encoding serine/threonine protein kinase translates to MPSFPDASMTDAKTPPNERIQFVLGDITYETVRPLAQRENGEVIFLAERRLRHGPSDPVTIKRMKAPASFERRLRLIQEVELAFRLSHPAIAPVHHLMLRDGMPHVIEEYVEGPSLDTVIHLATVREQPVSLPFALYVAAEAADALHHAHTRRGEDHQPLGIVHRDVSPRNIRMDRNGDVKVMNFGAAYSHLVGREETPGLLLKDDVAYASPEYLHRRPMDGRSDLFSLGLVLLQLLTNRRLFELEDAQAPAQNSRAEDTLSTPLLQMMTFINREGTDDLERAAGHLPEALRAILHRALQVQPSGRYASASEMHGDLKAVLRANAQPFGRFEAREELALMLAEAAPPQDA